A DNA window from Loxodonta africana isolate mLoxAfr1 chromosome 7, mLoxAfr1.hap2, whole genome shotgun sequence contains the following coding sequences:
- the LOC135231969 gene encoding olfactory receptor 56A3-like gives MAAQQNGTISFEVSDFLLNCFIRSSSWQLWLPLPLSLLFFLAMGANATLLITIRLETSLHEPMYYLLSFLSLLDIVLCLTVIPKVLAIFWFDFRSISFSACFLQMYIMNCFLAMESCTFMVMAYDRYVAICHPLRYASIITDQFVIKDAIFILARNIFMTLPIPILSARLYYCGRNVIENCICANMSVSRLSCDDVTINRHYQFAVGWTLLGSDLLLIFLSYVFILRAVLRLKTESAVAKALSTCGSHFILILFFSTILLVLVLTHVAKKKVSPDVPVLLNVLHHVIPAALNPIVYGVRTQEIKQGIQRLLKKG, from the coding sequence ATGGCAGCTCAGCAAAATGGCACCATCTCCTTTGAGGTTTCAGACTTCCTCTTAAATTGTTTCATCAGGTCCTCCAGCTGGCAGCTCTGGCTGCCCCTGCCCCTCAGCCTTCTCTTCTTCCTGGCCATGGGGGCCAATGCTACCCTCCTGATCACCATTCGACTGGAGACCTCCCTGCATGAGCCCATGTACTACTTGCTTAGCTTCCTCTCCCTACTGGACATTGTGCTCTGTCTCACTGTTATTCCCAAGGTCCTGGCCATTTTCTGGTTTGACTTCAGGTCCATCAGCttctctgcctgcttcctccAGATGTACATCATGAATTGCTTCCTGGCCATGGAGTCCTGCACATTCAtggtcatggcctatgaccgttacGTGGCCATTTGCCACCCGCTTCGGTACGCATCCATTATCACTGACCAATTTGTGATCAAGGATGCCATTTTTATTTTGGCCAGGAATATCTTTATGACTTTGCCCATTCCCATTCTCTCAGCAAGACTCTACTACTGTGGCAGAAATGTCATTGAGAACTGCATCTGCGCCAATATGTCTGTCTCAAGGCTCTCCTGTGATGATGTCACCATCAATCGCCACTACCAATTTGCTGTGGGCTGGACCCTGCTAGGATCTGACCTCCTCCTCATCTTCCTCTCCTATGTTTTTATACTGCGAGCTGTGCTGAGACTCAAGACAGAGAGTGCTGTGGCCAAGGCCCTAAGCACGTGTGGCTCCCACTTCATCCTTATCCTCTTCTTTAGCACCATCCTCCTGGTCTTGGTCCTCACTCACGTGGCTAAGAAGAAGGTCTCCCCTGATGTGCCAGTCTTGCTTAATGTCCTCCACCATGTCATTCCTGCAGCCCTCAACCCCATTGTTTATGGAGTGCGAACCCAGGAGATCAAGCAAGGAATCCAGAGATTACTGAAGAAAGGGTGA